ATTCCGGCCGTCCTCTCGTTCGTCGCCGTCACCGTCCTCGGCGCGGTCCAGTACGGCCTCTTCTCGCCGCTGCGCTACCTGGCGGTCCTCGCGGTGACGCTCGTCTACGTGACGGTGCTCGTCTCGATCGTCGTCAGTGTCTCGGCACTGGTCGAGCGAACGACGACTGCGGCGGCGACGCTGTTCGTCGGTCTGATACTGATCTTCGAACTCGCCTGGCAGTTCCTGTCCGTGACGCTTTACTCACGACTCACGGGCGTTCCCGTCGATCCGTCGAATCCCCCGGCGGAAGGCGGGCTGTTCCTGCTCGCGCGCCTTTCCCCGTCCGGAGCGTACAACACCGTGACGAACTGGATCCTCGACGTCGGCAACTCCGCCGATTTCCACAATAGCGTGTTACAGGAACGCCAGCCGAACGTGAACACGAACGTCCTCGTCGTCGAGACGACGTTCGATCCCGGAACCGTCCCGCCGTACCTCCACGAAGCGGGTGGGTTGCTCGTCCTCGCCGCCTGGGGGCTGGTGCCGCTCGCGATCGCGTACTACCGGTTCAGCCGGGGTGATCTCACGTGACGTCGGCCGACGGCGACTCGAGGCCCGCCATCGAGACGGACGGGCTGACGAAACGCTACGGCTCGACGGCGGCCGTCGACGACCTCTCGCTCACCGTCGAGGCGGGCGAGATTTACGGCTTCCTCGGACCGAACGGCGCCGGCAAGTCCACCGCGATCAATCTGCTGATGGACTTCGCCCGACCGACCGACGGCTCGATTCGCGTCCTCGGGCGCGATCCACGCGCGGACGTCGTCGCCGTCCACCAGCGGGTCGGCATCCTTCCGGACGGCTTCAGCGTGTACGGGAATCGAACCGGTCGCGACCACCTGCGGCTGGTGATCGACACGAAAGGAACGGACGACAGTCCGGCAGCCCTCCTCGAGCGCGTCGGACTCGCGGACGCGATCGACGACGCAGCCGGCGGCTACTCGAAGGGCATGCGCCAGCGGCTGGCGCTCGCGATGGCGCTCGTCGGCGACCCCGACTTGCTGATCCTCGACGAGCCGTTCTCCGGCCTCGACCCCCACGGCGTCCGGACGATTCGCGAGGTCGTCCACGAGGAGAACGACCGTGGCGCGACGGTCTTTTTCTCGAGTCACGTTCTGGGGCAGGTCGAACTCGTCTGTGACCGACTCGGCATCCTCCACGAGGGTCGGCTCGTCGCCGAGGGAACGCTCGAGGAGCTTCGCGAGCGCGCGTCGGTGGCGACCGAACTCGAACTCGTCGTCGACGGTGACCTCGAGCGCGCTCGCCGGATCGCCGCCGACGTCGACGGCGTCGTCGACGCGTCGGTGCCGGCCGAGCGGGCGGTTGCAGCGGCGGCCCAGCCGACCCAGCGTGGGGGCGATCGAACAGACGAGACGCTGGTCGTTCGACTCGGGTCGATCGACCGTCGCGAGGCCGTCCTCGAGGCGGTCGAGCGGGCAGGAATCCCGGTCACGTGGTCGGCGGTTGACGAACCGTCGATCGAGTCGATTTTCGTCGCCCACACGGACGAGGCGCCGACCGGAGGTGAGCGCCGATGAGCGACCAACGCGCCGGCCAGTCGACGCTTCGACGTCGAGCTCTCCTGGCGTCGGCCGTCGGTGCCACCGCCTCGCTCGCAGGGTGTCTGGCCGACACCGAGTACACGATCGTCGACGTGAGACGGGAGTCGACGACCACCGACGAGCCGCTGTCGTTCGACGTCGCGGTGCTCGATCCCGACATCCGAATCGGCTCGCCGGGTTCGTTCGAACTCGCAGCGACCAACGACGGCGACGAGCCACTCGAACTCGTGAGCAGGGGCGTCGCCCCGTTCGGGATGCTCCAGTTGCAAACCGAGACGGACGTCGGGAGCGCCCGCGTCGGGCTGTGGAGCGAGGAGTACGAAGCAAGCCCCCACGTGGACGTCAGATCCGATGGCACGAGCGTCGACAGCGACGAACTCCTGACGCCGATCGAGCCGAACGAAACGGTCTCGTTCGACTACGATATCCACGGTGACGACGTCCCACGGGATGGGGGCGTGTACACGCTCGCCGGTGGGTGGGGCGACGACGTCGTCACGTACCGTCGGGCCAATTCGGACGAGCGAAA
This portion of the Natronobeatus ordinarius genome encodes:
- a CDS encoding ABC transporter permease subunit, with translation MRWYPLAREECKALLSSKGVWLLALALLLWTYRPSYDTWDGLGPDMTIGFVQFGAGLLLPLAAVVLGYQAIVGDRTSGSLTFVLGLPLTRGEILAGKLVGRTAAIAIPAVLSFVAVTVLGAVQYGLFSPLRYLAVLAVTLVYVTVLVSIVVSVSALVERTTTAAATLFVGLILIFELAWQFLSVTLYSRLTGVPVDPSNPPAEGGLFLLARLSPSGAYNTVTNWILDVGNSADFHNSVLQERQPNVNTNVLVVETTFDPGTVPPYLHEAGGLLVLAAWGLVPLAIAYYRFSRGDLT
- a CDS encoding ABC transporter ATP-binding protein, which gives rise to MTSADGDSRPAIETDGLTKRYGSTAAVDDLSLTVEAGEIYGFLGPNGAGKSTAINLLMDFARPTDGSIRVLGRDPRADVVAVHQRVGILPDGFSVYGNRTGRDHLRLVIDTKGTDDSPAALLERVGLADAIDDAAGGYSKGMRQRLALAMALVGDPDLLILDEPFSGLDPHGVRTIREVVHEENDRGATVFFSSHVLGQVELVCDRLGILHEGRLVAEGTLEELRERASVATELELVVDGDLERARRIAADVDGVVDASVPAERAVAAAAQPTQRGGDRTDETLVVRLGSIDRREAVLEAVERAGIPVTWSAVDEPSIESIFVAHTDEAPTGGERR